A single genomic interval of Armigeres subalbatus isolate Guangzhou_Male chromosome 1, GZ_Asu_2, whole genome shotgun sequence harbors:
- the LOC134205088 gene encoding CLIP domain-containing serine protease B10-like produces the protein MRTALTINSLIVYFGVVLCQEACQTPDRLEGVCIQHHECHSFNEYFTPDRILSRDELNFLQQSQCGLDPTHVCCPDGKGSSTEQVPTLPLTTTAFTPTASGDILPNPRNLECGLDQLSDRIIGGTDTSLDEFPWFALLKYVSKNGVEAFKCGGSLINRRYVLTAAHCLDNKYLDAGERFVNVRLGEHDTAMELDCDEGSEVNRTCADPPQNFGFEEIILHPGFDKNDRSPQHDIALIRLDQDAVLNQFVSPVCLPDATFAGSPTGRKVTIAGFGHTGRKRFSGIKQKAKVPIIDQEQCRQKWSNNKITIGDKQMCAGAEFNIDSCTGDSGGPLMSQQPNWIVEGIVSYGYQCGLEGWPGVYTRVSSYVDWIRSVVRA, from the exons ATGAGAACGGCGCTAACTATCAATTCACTGATAGTTTACTTTGGTGTAGTACTTTGTCAGGAAG catgtCAAACACCGGACCGCCTCGAAGGAGTTTGCATACAACACCACGAATGTCACAGTTTCAACGAATACTTCACACCCGATCGTATTCTCAGCCGGGATGAGTTGAACTTTCTCCAGCAGTCTCAATGTGGTCTCGATCCTACGCATGTCTGCTGCCCTGATGGTAAGGGTAGCAGCACCGAACAAGTCCCAACTTTACCATTGACGACCACAGCATTCACTCCAACCGCATCCGGTGACATTCTGCCCAACCCCAGAAACTTAGAATGTGGTCTAGATCAGCTATCAGACAGAATCATTGGTGGCACTGACACCAGCTTGGATGAGTTTCCATGGTTTGCATTACTCAAATATGTGAGCAAAAACGGCGTTGAAGCATTTAAATGTGGCGGATCCCTTATCAATCGTCGATATGTTCTTACGGCGGCTCACTGTCTGGATAACAAGTACCTCGATGCTGGCGAGCGATT TGTCAACGTCAGACTTGGTGAGCATGATACAGCAATGGAGCTGGATTGCGACGAGGGAAGTGAAGTCAACCGAACATGTGCTGACCCACCGCAGAACTTTGGCTTCGAGGAAATCATTCTACATCCCGGGTTCGACAAAAACGACCGAAGTCCGCAACATGATATTGCGCTGATCCGATTGGATCAAGATGCCGTGTTGAACCAGTTTGTGTCTCCGGTATGTCTGCCAGATGCTACGTTTGCTGGGTCCCCAACTGGACGTAAAGTGACGATAGCTGGTTTCGGTCATACCGGTCGAAAGC GTTTCAGTGGTATAAAACAGAAAGCAAAAGTTCCAATTATCGATCAAGAACAGTGTAGACAGAAGTGGTCCAACAATAAGATTACGATCGGTGATAAGCAGATGTGTGCGGGTGCAGAGTTTAATATCGATTCGTGCACCGGAGATTCTGGAGGCCCGCTAATGAGTCAGCAGCCCAATTGGATCGTTGAGGGAATCGTGTCATACGGTTATCAATGTGGACTTGAAGGATGGCCGGGAGTTTATACGCGGGTTTCTAGTTATGTCGATTGGATAAGGAGTGTGGTCAGAGcctaa